A window of the Desulfobulbaceae bacterium genome harbors these coding sequences:
- a CDS encoding bifunctional riboflavin kinase/FAD synthetase → MKIHTDLDDITHPFTRPFVTIGNFDGVHLGHQILFSEVVNKAYLAKGTSVAITFAPHPLKVIRPDIGIKLISTCEQKRELIAMANIDVLIIIPFTKDFAHMPAETFVDRILRQTIGVQELVVGYDYAFGKGRQGDIPFLRAQGEGKGFKVSVVEPFYVDGILASSTMVRKLVNEGRMRDVRKLLGRPYQIRGEVKVGKQRGGPLLGFRTANLHIAEDDLCPRHGVYVTQVIYDGKCYGGVLNIGYNPTFNGEQVSAETHIFDFNQDIYGKPIKINLLQYLRDEKKFAGPAELVSQITTDITEAKEILRRAQKELTLSCEERFNR, encoded by the coding sequence ATGAAAATCCACACCGACCTCGACGACATCACCCACCCCTTTACCAGACCATTTGTGACCATCGGCAACTTCGACGGCGTTCACCTTGGTCATCAGATTCTCTTCAGTGAAGTGGTGAATAAAGCCTATCTGGCCAAGGGCACCAGCGTAGCCATCACCTTTGCCCCCCACCCCCTGAAGGTGATCCGTCCCGATATCGGCATCAAGCTCATCTCCACCTGCGAACAAAAACGTGAGCTTATCGCTATGGCCAATATCGATGTCCTGATCATCATCCCATTCACCAAGGATTTCGCCCATATGCCGGCGGAAACCTTTGTCGACAGGATACTCCGCCAAACCATCGGCGTCCAGGAACTGGTGGTGGGTTACGACTACGCCTTCGGCAAAGGCAGACAGGGCGACATCCCCTTTCTTCGCGCTCAAGGAGAGGGGAAAGGATTCAAGGTCTCCGTGGTGGAACCCTTCTATGTTGACGGAATACTGGCCAGCAGCACCATGGTCCGAAAACTGGTCAACGAAGGCCGGATGCGGGATGTCAGAAAACTTCTGGGCCGTCCCTATCAAATTCGCGGAGAAGTCAAAGTCGGCAAACAACGTGGCGGCCCGCTGCTCGGTTTTCGCACCGCTAATCTTCATATCGCTGAAGATGACCTCTGCCCCCGACATGGGGTCTATGTCACTCAAGTTATCTACGATGGCAAATGCTACGGCGGCGTTCTTAATATTGGCTACAATCCGACCTTTAACGGTGAGCAGGTCTCTGCGGAAACTCACATCTTCGACTTCAATCAGGACATCTACGGCAAACCCATCAAAATCAATCTGCTCCAGTACCTCCGTGACGAAAAAAAGTTTGCCGGTCCCGCCGAACTAGTCAGCCAGATCACCACCGACATCACCGAGGCGAAAGAGATTCTTCGTCGCGCCCAAAAAGAACTCACCCTCTCCTGCGAGGAGCGTTTTAACCGATAA
- a CDS encoding radical SAM protein, whose protein sequence is MVHQLSHCCCCPRQCGVDRLAGELGFCRVGHQALVAYAGLHRGEEPPISGNRGSGTIFFAGCNLRCVFCQNYQISQKFQVSSVMHMDTEQLAEAMLNLQAVGAHNINFVSPSHMVWQMADAILSARAKGLALPVVYNSNGYDSVETLRHIRGLVDIYLPDVKYMNNGLARQYSGVSDYADVVSGVLREMLDQVGHLEVDSEGIARRGLIVRHLVLPGALENSRQCLRLLAERAPDVTISLMSQYSPQYRASKYPVINRTLTSSEYDEVTEYALDLGLDNVFVQELASQDEYLPDFNRDEPFSER, encoded by the coding sequence TTGGTTCATCAGCTGAGTCATTGCTGCTGTTGCCCCCGGCAATGCGGAGTGGATCGGCTGGCGGGCGAGCTGGGATTCTGCCGGGTTGGTCATCAGGCCCTGGTGGCTTATGCCGGGTTGCATCGTGGCGAGGAACCGCCGATATCCGGGAATCGCGGTTCGGGGACGATTTTTTTTGCTGGGTGCAACCTTCGCTGTGTCTTCTGTCAAAATTACCAGATCAGTCAGAAGTTTCAGGTTAGTTCTGTTATGCACATGGATACGGAGCAGTTGGCCGAGGCAATGTTGAACTTACAGGCGGTTGGCGCTCACAACATCAATTTTGTTTCACCCTCCCATATGGTCTGGCAGATGGCAGATGCCATTCTTTCCGCTCGAGCCAAGGGGCTTGCTCTGCCGGTGGTTTATAACTCCAATGGGTATGATTCGGTCGAGACTCTGCGCCACATCCGTGGATTGGTCGATATTTATTTACCTGATGTGAAATATATGAATAATGGACTTGCCCGGCAGTATTCCGGAGTCAGTGACTACGCCGATGTCGTATCCGGGGTGCTGCGTGAGATGTTGGATCAGGTTGGGCATCTTGAGGTGGATTCGGAGGGGATTGCCCGGAGAGGGCTCATCGTGCGGCATCTGGTGCTGCCTGGCGCTCTGGAAAATAGCCGTCAATGCCTCCGTCTGCTGGCGGAACGTGCCCCGGATGTGACGATAAGTCTGATGTCTCAATACTCTCCGCAATACAGGGCCAGTAAATATCCTGTAATTAACCGCACTTTGACGTCATCGGAATATGATGAGGTCACTGAGTATGCCCTTGATCTTGGCCTGGATAATGTCTTTGTTCAGGAGTTGGCAAGCCAAGATGAGTATCTTCCTGATTTTAACAGGGATGAACCATTTAGCGAAAGGTGA
- a CDS encoding GAK system XXXCH domain-containing protein produces MEEKKITLEKTLDTKQVASFLRLLADELEGKSSFEGNEFGWQLHGFNKLKIGLIKKEGGHLSLRLKIKDSGTAPPAPPSEFTDIAEQEYRPFKQIIKSTFALLTSCANQGRLPSPELLVNFMDQSRKLIAFKDFGDIYYDEYWQTCQAMEHEVNKGVLTGFQEKLAAITDLKKSCHHRFK; encoded by the coding sequence ATGGAAGAAAAAAAAATTACTCTGGAAAAAACCTTAGACACCAAACAGGTGGCCTCTTTTTTGCGCCTGCTTGCCGATGAACTCGAAGGAAAATCAAGCTTCGAAGGTAATGAATTCGGGTGGCAACTGCATGGATTCAATAAATTAAAAATAGGTCTGATCAAAAAGGAAGGGGGCCACCTCTCATTGCGCCTCAAGATCAAGGATAGCGGCACCGCACCGCCTGCCCCTCCCTCTGAATTCACCGATATTGCCGAACAAGAGTATCGCCCCTTCAAACAGATAATAAAATCCACCTTCGCCCTGCTCACCTCATGTGCCAACCAAGGTCGCCTGCCTTCTCCTGAGTTACTGGTGAACTTCATGGACCAGTCCAGGAAACTCATTGCTTTTAAGGATTTTGGCGACATCTATTACGATGAGTACTGGCAGACATGTCAAGCAATGGAGCACGAGGTTAACAAGGGTGTTCTCACTGGCTTTCAAGAGAAATTAGCGGCGATTACTGACCTCAAGAAATCCTGTCATCACCGCTTCAAGTAA